A stretch of Mytilus edulis chromosome 11, xbMytEdul2.2, whole genome shotgun sequence DNA encodes these proteins:
- the LOC139494081 gene encoding putative leucine-rich repeat-containing protein DDB_G0290503 → MNNLTELRPSDLLVHSSFIDSQFDPFDDLLSSQRQTNITIDVPSNTSNISNDTSITDSIIKFIQEELLSLPKDSFVSKLIDKCQNAHCEIDDIRYALLEIAKCQHNFPYLNATLKKRLCPRKPNGESVENKLGSDCYALYLASLGEYTEDLRLTLNTRSHTQSARKMSTADENNQTHSSEFSQNLCLKETLVRIEREINTLKGDYTQEIEYLNKTVSVLVRENKQLVNANQKNNDRLRNFQNQISSLRENNENLAKTVNNMSVVTHEAEMTCKSNKLAIEKSSGTFRNKLDEYENSIQQLTTDVNKIKNDFKTVKLDVNELRSSVKSESCRINQLSDTRAQGVVSLKTKTNIMTDKLKEFDDELKKVNIDCCSHAKSISDLRKRIINTEKDVKVLDKSTKSYADILKSKAEQVISSAEALDNCNVIESVLSQSKEPIQRNSINGHSNSLVDSHTKHVRSSDVTNLSVLVKDIHAHSNIVNPAPSTSIENKIKNTNNNITGNEQNTNIQVHFPTSMCNPTTVDNFRGFVKKTRHRVSRFYVGGIDKHNSCEESMREYLAARGVNVTHLRYFDKQNRRTASAQLNIDAQCETLIRDPSFWPEGIFLKEWLPWSVFLSTKTEHP, encoded by the coding sequence atgaaCAATCTAACGGAACTTAGACCTAGTGATTTACTTGTTCACTCGAGTTTTATAGATAGCCAATTTGATCCTTTTGATGATCTTCTTTCGTCACAAAGACAAACTAACATTACAATAGATGTTCCTTCCAACACAAGCAACATAAGCAACGATACAAGCATAACAGACTCGATAATAAAATTTATCCAAGAAGAACTTTTATCTTTACCTAAAGACAGCTTTGTGTCTAAATTAATTGATAAATGCCAAAACGCTCACTGTGAAATTGACGACATTCGCTACGCACTTCTGGAAATTGCAAAATGTCAACATAACTTTCCATATCTGAATGCAACTCTTAAAAAGCGTCTTTGTCCTAGAAAACCTAACGGTGAATCAGTTGAAAACAAACTTGGTAGCGATTGCTATGCGCTTTATTTAGCATCACTCGGAGAATATACGGAAGATTTAAGATTAACACTTAATACTCGTTCGCATACGCAAAGTGCCCGAAAAATGTCTACAGCAGATGAAAATAACCAAACACATTCCAGCGAATTTTCTCAGAACTTGTGTCTGAAAGAGACTCTCGTGCGCATAGAAAGAGAAATTAATACATTGAAAGGCGACTACACTCAGGAAATCGAATATCTTAATAAAACCGTATCTGTATTAGTACGAGAAAACAAGCAACTGGTCAACGCTAACCAGAAAAACAATGACCGGTTACGGAACTTTCAGAATCAAATTTCATCCTTACGAGAAAACAACGAAAACTTAGCTAAAACAGTAAACAACATGAGTGTCGTTACACATGAAGCGGAAATGACATGCAAATCAAATAAATTAGCAATTGAAAAAAGTTCAGGAACTTTCCGAAACAAACTTGATGAATACGAAAACAGCATTCAACAGTTAACgacagatgtaaacaaaataaaaaacgacTTTAAAACAGTAAAACTAGACGTTAACGAACTACGTTCAAGCGTGAAATCTGAGTCATGTAGAATTAACCAGCTAAGTGATACAAGAGCGCAAGGTGTTGTAAGTCTGAAAACAAAGACAAACATCATGACTGATAAACTGAAAGAATTTGACGATGAACTCAAAAAAGTAAATATTGATTGTTGTTCTCACGCGAAGTCAATTAGTGATTTGCGAAAGCGTATCATAAACACCGAGAAAGATGTCAAAGTCCTTGACAAGTCTACAAAATCGTACGCAGACATTCTAAAATCTAAAGCTGAACAAGTTATATCTTCGGCTGAAGCATTAGATAATTGCAATGTGATCGAATCCGTTTTGAGTCAGTCCAAAGAGCCAATTCAAAGGAATTCCATTAATGGACATTCCAATTCTCTAGTTGACTCACACACAAAACACGTCAGATCCTCTGATGTTACGAATTTGTCCGTTTTGGTCAAAGACATACATGCACACAGTAATATTGTTAATCCAGCTCCGTCTACttcaatagaaaataaaatcaagaaCACCAACAACAATATAACtggaaatgaacaaaatacaaatatacaagtGCATTTTCCAACTTCCATGTGTAATCCCACAACCGTTgacaattttcgtggatttgttaaaaaaacaagaCACCGTGTATCCAGATTCTACGTAGGTGGTATCGACAAACACAATTCATGTGAAGAATCTATGCGTGAATATCTCGCTGCAAGAGGTGTTAATGTAACacatttaagatattttgataaacaaaatcgACGAACAGCTTCTGCACAACTTAATATCGATGCTCAATGTGAAACCTTAATACGGGATCCGTCTTTTTGGCCTGAAGGCATTTTTCTAAAAGAATGGCTTCCATGGTCAGTTTTTCTATCTACAAAGACCGAACATCCATAA